One genomic window of Verrucomicrobiia bacterium includes the following:
- the nagA gene encoding N-acetylglucosamine-6-phosphate deacetylase, which produces MVVIINGRVVSPHKVLEHHCIVIEDGRIKQIAPTAQVLWPGDAQVIDAHDGFVAPGFVDMHVHGALGRDTMEGTVEALAQIAKFHAAGGTTAMTPTTTTHSTEKIASALQAIADAMGHDFGGAQIIGAHVEGPYISRKRSGAQSAQFIRDPIPAEYEPWLEREGLVTQMTLAPELPGALELIDALLQREILPSGGHTAANYDQVSVAVERGLCHATHLFNCMSSTVKSGPFRLPGALETFLADERVMVELIADGKHVHPELLRLTVRAKGIDKVCLITDATAGAGLTEDVEFLVGETRAVVRAGVGMVVDGSALAGSVSTMIQMVQNMVELAGLPLADAVRLASLNPARALGISGRKGSLEPRKDADIVIFSNDFAVLKTVIGGRLEYEAQAA; this is translated from the coding sequence ATGGTGGTCATCATCAACGGTCGCGTGGTCAGCCCACATAAGGTGCTGGAACATCATTGCATCGTCATCGAAGACGGCCGGATCAAGCAAATCGCTCCCACCGCGCAGGTGCTTTGGCCGGGAGACGCGCAGGTCATTGACGCCCATGACGGGTTCGTGGCCCCCGGTTTCGTCGATATGCACGTTCACGGCGCGTTGGGTCGCGACACGATGGAGGGCACCGTTGAAGCGCTGGCGCAGATCGCGAAGTTTCACGCCGCGGGCGGCACGACCGCGATGACGCCAACGACCACCACCCACTCCACGGAAAAGATCGCCAGTGCGCTTCAGGCGATTGCTGATGCGATGGGACACGATTTCGGAGGAGCACAGATCATTGGCGCCCACGTCGAGGGACCTTACATTTCACGGAAACGCAGTGGGGCACAGTCCGCGCAATTTATTCGCGACCCAATTCCGGCGGAGTATGAACCATGGCTTGAGCGCGAGGGATTGGTGACGCAGATGACGCTCGCGCCGGAACTGCCCGGCGCACTGGAGCTTATCGACGCACTTTTGCAGCGGGAGATTCTGCCGAGCGGCGGGCACACGGCGGCGAATTACGATCAAGTAAGCGTGGCGGTTGAGCGCGGTTTGTGCCATGCAACGCATTTGTTCAATTGCATGTCGAGCACGGTAAAATCCGGCCCGTTTCGATTGCCCGGCGCGCTGGAGACGTTCCTGGCGGACGAACGGGTGATGGTGGAATTAATCGCCGACGGCAAACACGTGCACCCGGAGTTGCTGCGGTTAACGGTGCGGGCGAAAGGAATCGACAAGGTGTGCTTGATCACCGACGCGACCGCCGGCGCGGGCCTGACGGAGGACGTCGAGTTTCTGGTGGGTGAAACGCGCGCTGTAGTACGCGCGGGCGTCGGGATGGTTGTGGACGGCTCGGCTTTGGCGGGCAGCGTGTCGACGATGATCCAGATGGTGCAGAATATGGTCGAACTTGCCGGCTTACCGTTGGCCGACGCGGTGCGTTTGGCGAGCTTGAATCCGGCGCGCGCGCTGGGAATCAGCGGGCGGAAAGGCAGCTTGGAACCACGCAAAGATGCGGATATTGTGATTTTCTCTAATGACTTTGCCGTGCTGAAGACAGTGATTGGTGGACGGCTGGAATACGAAGCGCAGGCAGCGTGA
- a CDS encoding complex I NDUFA9 subunit family protein: MIVITGATGFVGEEVVKQVRTAGHPVRAIVRDPRRASWLAERYGAELFHGNVLYAPSIEGAMQDAKCVIHLVGIIREWRENTFERAHVQATKHVIDDAKKAGVKRFLHMSALGTRENARSRYHQTKWAAEDCVRKSGLAWTIFRPSFIYGPQDKSINVLAKLVQRLPFVPVLGRGNTKVQPISVENVARSFVGAIRNDESINHNYDLCGSEAFTWNELYDKLQMILGTRKPKMHLPLPIARVQAAFLEKILPNPPFTRDQLLMLQEDNIGDPTPAERDFMLEQENFENGVARYLKRNA, encoded by the coding sequence ATGATTGTTATTACCGGGGCGACAGGGTTTGTCGGCGAGGAGGTTGTCAAACAGGTCCGGACCGCCGGTCATCCAGTTCGCGCCATCGTACGCGACCCACGTCGCGCGTCGTGGCTGGCCGAGCGCTACGGCGCCGAACTTTTCCACGGCAACGTCTTGTACGCGCCGTCGATCGAAGGTGCGATGCAAGACGCGAAGTGTGTGATTCACCTGGTGGGCATCATCCGCGAATGGAGGGAAAACACCTTTGAACGGGCGCACGTCCAGGCGACGAAGCACGTGATTGACGACGCAAAAAAAGCGGGTGTGAAACGCTTCCTGCACATGAGCGCACTCGGGACGCGCGAGAATGCGCGGAGCCGTTACCATCAGACGAAGTGGGCGGCGGAAGACTGCGTGCGCAAAAGCGGCCTGGCTTGGACGATCTTCCGGCCGTCGTTCATATATGGTCCGCAAGACAAGTCGATCAACGTGCTGGCGAAGCTCGTGCAGCGCCTGCCGTTTGTGCCGGTCCTGGGCCGTGGCAACACGAAGGTTCAGCCGATTTCCGTGGAAAATGTGGCCCGGTCATTTGTCGGGGCGATTCGGAATGACGAAAGTATCAACCATAACTACGATCTCTGCGGGTCCGAGGCCTTCACCTGGAATGAATTATACGACAAGTTGCAAATGATCCTCGGTACGCGGAAGCCGAAAATGCATTTACCGTTGCCCATCGCCCGTGTTCAGGCCGCGTTCCTCGAGAAGATCCTGCCGAACCCACCTTTTACTCGCGACCAACTTCTTATGCTGCAAGAGGACAATATTGGTGATCCCACGCCAGCGGAGCGGGACTTCATGCTGGAGCAGGAAAACTTTGAAAACGGCGTGGCGCGGTACCTGAAGCGCAACGCATAA
- a CDS encoding DUF5666 domain-containing protein gives MSKHMLRAAMALSIAAVALAFTVPVRAEDGATPPPKPKRQQFTGTVESIDAKAGTAVIKKGTESKTFKIGEKTKYATADKKDAAVTDIKVGDKVKVAYTDESGVATAHRIGPPDAPKKTE, from the coding sequence ATGAGTAAGCATATGCTGCGGGCAGCCATGGCGTTGAGTATTGCGGCGGTCGCGCTTGCGTTCACAGTGCCGGTACGGGCTGAAGACGGAGCCACGCCACCACCAAAGCCCAAGAGACAACAGTTCACAGGGACGGTCGAATCCATCGACGCGAAGGCGGGTACTGCCGTCATCAAGAAGGGCACGGAGAGCAAGACGTTCAAAATCGGTGAAAAGACCAAGTACGCCACGGCCGACAAGAAGGACGCGGCGGTTACCGACATCAAGGTGGGTGACAAGGTCAAGGTTGCCTACACCGACGAAAGCGGCGTCGCGACGGCCCACAGGATCGGTCCACCCGACGCTCCCAAGAAGACGGAATAA
- the fusA gene encoding elongation factor G, producing the protein MPVDTSKIRTVAIVGHASSGKTSLIDAVLFISKAVNTHGRVASGTSAADCLPDELERKITIHAKSFHCQWQGHAITLLDTPGFADFFGDTLAAVRAADAAIVVIDGVGGVEIGARRIWKMLDEMQKPRLVFVNKLDKENSDFFRCVEQIRSAFGKNCIPFELPVGQEGSFSKVLNLRTTPEADVPAELREQFHKCHESLEEAAAEQDDKLLEEFLGGQALTVEELTKGTHVGVARGTTVPIYCGCAEKEIGVRNLLEGVTALLPSPADRGAVATEDGGSVEPLANAPFSAFVFKATVDPYAGHLAYLRVVSGTLKADMDVLNATRGAKERVPQLLSMQGKTQTTVAEAGPGEIVALGKLKDTHINNTLCDPSRPVKFPPIKFPRPVMSYAVHPHTAKDEEKISMALHRLTEEDPTFHMERNPNTKELIISGMGDQHLAVVVDNLKKRLGVNVDLSTPKVDYKETITSHGDGHYKHKKQSGGHGQYGEAYVKIEPHARGRGFEFSSEVVGGSIPRNFIPAVEKGCVEGMQAGVVAGYPVVDVHAIVYDGSYHDVDSNEISFKIAGLHAFKEAMQKARPALLEPIMNVTVYVPDQYMGDITGDLNHRRGHILTVESADGLQAIKAQVPQAELFKYASELRSITAGRASFEMEFSHYEQVPQHVAQKVVTEAAKKAAQH; encoded by the coding sequence ATGCCAGTCGACACCTCGAAGATTCGCACGGTGGCCATCGTCGGACATGCCTCCAGCGGCAAAACCTCCTTGATCGACGCCGTGCTGTTCATCTCCAAGGCCGTGAACACCCACGGCCGCGTCGCCAGCGGGACCAGCGCCGCCGATTGTTTGCCCGACGAACTTGAACGCAAGATTACCATTCACGCCAAGTCGTTCCATTGCCAGTGGCAGGGCCATGCGATCACCTTGCTGGACACGCCGGGCTTCGCTGACTTTTTCGGCGACACGCTGGCTGCAGTCCGCGCCGCCGATGCGGCCATTGTCGTCATCGACGGCGTGGGTGGCGTCGAAATCGGCGCGCGCCGCATCTGGAAGATGCTGGACGAAATGCAGAAGCCGCGCCTCGTGTTCGTCAACAAACTCGACAAGGAGAACAGCGACTTTTTCCGTTGCGTGGAACAGATCCGTAGCGCATTTGGGAAGAACTGTATCCCGTTCGAACTGCCGGTCGGGCAGGAAGGGAGTTTCTCGAAGGTACTGAACCTGCGCACGACACCCGAGGCAGATGTGCCCGCCGAGCTGCGCGAGCAGTTCCACAAATGCCATGAAAGCCTGGAGGAAGCCGCTGCTGAACAGGATGACAAGTTGCTCGAAGAGTTTCTCGGTGGCCAGGCACTCACAGTGGAAGAGCTCACGAAGGGGACGCATGTCGGTGTCGCTCGCGGCACGACCGTACCGATCTATTGCGGCTGCGCGGAGAAAGAAATCGGCGTGCGCAATTTACTGGAGGGCGTCACCGCGTTGCTGCCGTCGCCCGCGGATCGCGGCGCCGTCGCCACGGAGGATGGAGGGAGCGTCGAGCCCCTGGCGAACGCCCCGTTTAGCGCCTTCGTTTTCAAGGCGACCGTTGATCCGTACGCGGGGCATCTGGCCTATCTGCGCGTGGTCTCGGGCACCTTGAAGGCCGATATGGATGTGCTGAATGCCACGCGGGGTGCGAAAGAACGCGTCCCGCAGTTGCTGAGTATGCAGGGCAAGACGCAGACAACCGTTGCGGAGGCCGGTCCCGGCGAAATTGTGGCGCTGGGCAAACTCAAGGACACGCACATCAACAACACGCTGTGCGATCCGTCCCGGCCGGTGAAGTTTCCGCCGATCAAGTTTCCGCGGCCCGTGATGAGTTACGCCGTCCATCCGCACACGGCGAAAGATGAAGAGAAAATCAGCATGGCGTTGCATCGGTTGACCGAGGAGGACCCGACGTTCCACATGGAACGCAATCCGAACACCAAAGAGTTGATCATTTCAGGCATGGGCGATCAACACCTTGCGGTCGTGGTGGACAATCTAAAGAAACGGCTCGGCGTCAATGTCGATCTCAGTACGCCGAAGGTTGATTACAAGGAAACCATTACCTCCCATGGCGACGGCCATTACAAACACAAGAAACAATCGGGCGGCCACGGCCAATACGGCGAAGCCTATGTCAAGATCGAGCCGCACGCGCGCGGCAGGGGTTTTGAGTTCAGTAGTGAAGTGGTTGGCGGCTCCATCCCGCGCAACTTCATCCCGGCTGTCGAAAAAGGCTGTGTCGAGGGAATGCAGGCGGGTGTCGTGGCGGGCTATCCCGTCGTCGATGTCCACGCGATTGTGTACGACGGCTCGTACCACGATGTCGACTCCAATGAAATCAGCTTCAAGATCGCTGGCCTGCATGCCTTCAAGGAAGCGATGCAAAAAGCCCGCCCCGCGCTGCTCGAACCGATTATGAACGTCACCGTCTACGTACCCGACCAGTACATGGGCGACATCACCGGCGATCTCAACCACCGGCGCGGTCACATTCTCACCGTCGAATCCGCCGATGGCTTGCAAGCGATCAAGGCGCAGGTGCCGCAGGCAGAGTTGTTCAAGTATGCGAGCGAGTTGCGCTCCATTACGGCGGGCCGCGCCTCGTTCGAGATGGAATTCTCCCACTACGAACAAGTTCCCCAACACGTCGCCCAAAAAGTTGTCACCGAAGCCGCCAAAAAAGCCGCGCAGCATTGA